GCCCTGTTTAAAGACACCAGCCTGGTAAGCGTGATCGCCGTGCAGGAGCTGACAAAAGAATACATGATTCTGTCGCGATCGAGCTTGAAGTTCCTCGAACTAGGTTTGTTGACCGCAGCACTTTACCTGTGCATGTCGATCCCGCTCGGTTACTTGTCGAGGCACTTGGAGACGCGCTTCAAAGCAGTGCGTTAGGTAAGATTCAGTGCGCATAAACCACGCGCTCAAAAACCGGTCTCACGTCTTACGTCTCATCGACTACCGCCGACCCGTCATGATCACGCCCAACGAACCGCTGATTTCCGTCGCCGGATTGTCGAAACGGTTTGGCACGAGAAAAGTCCTTGAAGGGGTCAATCTGACCGTTGGCCGTAGCGAGACCGTGGCGTTGATTGGACCTAGCGGCGGTGGCAAGTCGACGTTATTGCGCTCCATCAACGGTTTGAATCAATGGGATGCTGGCGAGATTCGCGTCGGTCCTTACACGTTGAAAGCCGATATGGTAGCCCGCGCAAGCGGCGCCGCGGCGCGCCAGGTGCGGCGAATGCTGGGTATGGTGTTTCAGGACTTTCAGCTTTTCCCCCATCTCACTGCCCGGGACAATGTCGTCGAGGCACCGCGACAAGTGCTCGGCTTGAATGTTGCTTCGGCCCGCTCCCGCGCCGCCGAACTACTCGACCGCGTTGGCATGGCCGCCCATGCCGAGAATTATCCCTACCAACTCTCTGGCGGACAGAAGCAACGGGTAGCGATCGCCCGTGCCCTGGCCATGCAGCCACACGGACTATTGTGCGACGAGATTACAAGTGCCCTCGATCCGGAGCTAAAACACGAAGTGCTGGACGTGCTGGCTGACCTGAAGCGCGACGGAATGACCTTATTGCTCGTGACGCACGAAATCGGCTTCGCCCGCCGGGCCGCCGACCGCGTGGTGGTGTTGGCGGACGGGCATATCGTCGAGGAAGGTCCGCCCGAACAGGTCCTTGATCATCCACGCTCGGAGCGCACGCGACAGTTTCTCAGCAAGGTGTTGGCATAAAGAAAAGGCCGCCTTGTTTGACAATAGTTGTGTGTTTACCTTCGCAATTGGTTACCGGCGTAGGAATTGCCCTGGAACCTGGTAGAGCGTGCAGCGGATTGCCATCGGACGGCCCCAGAAGCGATACTGAGTATGGTATTTTCCGCCCAGTTATCACGCCACAGAGTGCGCCGCAAAAGTTAGGATGCCGCCGGCTTAGGTTGAAATTATCCATGTCGAGATGGTCTTGTTGTTTGACGAATGTCGTGCGGCATTCGCGCTTGATCGTGGTCGCCGGCTTCGTCTGGGTTTCATGCATAGTCGGTTGCACCCGGCAGCCGACGGCGCCTGCAGAGACCGAATTGCCGTTGCGCGACATTGCATTGAAGTTGCTCGTTGTCGATGACGAGCCGCTGGCTAAGGCGATCGCGCTACTGCGAGGGCAGTGGCAAGCCGAGACCGGTAGCAAGCTCTCGGTCGACTCGGTCTCCCAGGCAGATTTTATCGCCCGGACGGCCGGCGGAGACCTGACGGCGGACGCCGTGATCTATGCACCACGGCTGTTAGGAACACTGGTTGAGTCCCGGGCAATTTCGACAATTGCGCGCGACTCGCTTGCATCGCGCGAGATGGACTGGGCCGACTTTTTCGAACTCCTCAAAACGCGCGAGGTCACTTGGGGAGGCGAGGTTTACGCCATCCCTTTGGGCTCGCCCGTGT
This Pirellulales bacterium DNA region includes the following protein-coding sequences:
- a CDS encoding amino acid ABC transporter ATP-binding protein — protein: MITPNEPLISVAGLSKRFGTRKVLEGVNLTVGRSETVALIGPSGGGKSTLLRSINGLNQWDAGEIRVGPYTLKADMVARASGAAARQVRRMLGMVFQDFQLFPHLTARDNVVEAPRQVLGLNVASARSRAAELLDRVGMAAHAENYPYQLSGGQKQRVAIARALAMQPHGLLCDEITSALDPELKHEVLDVLADLKRDGMTLLLVTHEIGFARRAADRVVVLADGHIVEEGPPEQVLDHPRSERTRQFLSKVLA